In one window of Prevotella sp. E13-17 DNA:
- the rpsA gene encoding 30S ribosomal protein S1, which translates to MSELTKNVQPLQDFNWDEFENGTVANVSKEELDKAYDETLNKVADHQVVEGKVISVDKKEVVVNIGYKSDGIIPASEFRYNPDLKVGDTVEVYVESAEDKKGQLLLSHKKARLSQAWDRVNAALEEQQIIQGFIKCRTKGGMIVDVFGIEAFLPGSQIDVHPIRDYDQFVGKTMEFKVVKINQEFRNVVVSHKALIEAELEAQKQEIISKLEKGQILEGTVKNITSYGVFVDLGGVDGLIHITDLSWGRVDDPKKIVELDQKINVVILDFDEEKKRIALGLKQLTPHPWDALDPDLKVGDHIKGKVVVLADYGAFVEVQPGVEGLIHVSEMSWSQHLRSAQEFLKVGDEVEAVILTLDRDERKMSLGIKQLKEDPWEAIEVKYPVGSKHNAKVRNFTNFGVFVELEEGVDGLIHISDLSWTKKVKHPSEFTQVGAPIDVVVLDIDKENRRLSLGHKQLEENPWDVFEDQYAVGSVHTGKITEVLEKGAVVSLAENVEGFATPKHLVKEDGSQAQLGEELPFKVIEFNKDSKRIILSHSRTFEDAQRDEKRATRKAAPRQKKDDTPKIENVAASTTLGDIDVLAQLKAQMEKGE; encoded by the coding sequence ATGTCAGAATTAACAAAGAACGTTCAGCCGTTGCAGGACTTTAACTGGGACGAGTTTGAGAATGGTACAGTAGCCAACGTCAGCAAAGAAGAGCTTGACAAGGCTTACGACGAAACCCTCAACAAGGTTGCCGACCATCAGGTAGTTGAAGGTAAGGTTATCTCTGTTGACAAGAAAGAGGTTGTCGTAAACATTGGTTACAAGAGCGATGGTATCATCCCCGCCAGCGAGTTCCGTTACAATCCCGACCTGAAAGTTGGTGACACCGTTGAGGTTTATGTGGAGAGCGCTGAAGACAAGAAGGGTCAGCTTCTTCTTTCTCACAAGAAGGCTCGTCTGTCTCAGGCTTGGGATCGCGTCAATGCAGCTCTCGAGGAGCAGCAGATCATCCAGGGCTTCATCAAGTGTCGCACAAAGGGTGGTATGATTGTAGATGTATTTGGTATCGAGGCATTCCTGCCCGGTTCTCAGATTGACGTACACCCCATTCGCGACTACGACCAGTTCGTAGGCAAGACCATGGAGTTCAAGGTTGTCAAGATCAACCAGGAGTTCCGCAACGTTGTCGTTTCTCATAAGGCTCTTATCGAGGCAGAGCTCGAGGCTCAGAAGCAGGAGATCATCTCTAAGCTTGAGAAGGGTCAGATTCTTGAGGGTACCGTTAAGAACATTACCAGCTACGGCGTATTCGTTGACCTCGGTGGTGTTGACGGACTCATCCACATCACAGACCTGTCTTGGGGCCGCGTAGATGATCCTAAGAAGATTGTTGAGCTCGACCAGAAGATCAATGTTGTTATCCTCGACTTCGATGAAGAGAAGAAGCGCATTGCCCTCGGTTTGAAGCAGCTCACTCCTCATCCTTGGGATGCTCTGGATCCTGACCTCAAGGTTGGCGACCACATCAAGGGTAAGGTTGTCGTTTTGGCCGACTACGGTGCATTCGTTGAAGTACAGCCTGGTGTTGAGGGTCTGATCCACGTATCAGAGATGTCTTGGAGCCAGCATCTGCGTTCAGCTCAGGAGTTCCTGAAGGTTGGAGATGAGGTAGAGGCTGTCATCCTGACACTCGACCGCGACGAGCGCAAGATGTCTCTCGGCATCAAGCAGCTGAAGGAAGATCCCTGGGAGGCTATCGAGGTTAAGTATCCCGTTGGTTCAAAGCACAACGCTAAGGTTCGCAACTTCACCAACTTTGGTGTATTTGTAGAGCTTGAGGAAGGTGTTGATGGTCTGATTCACATCAGTGACCTCAGCTGGACGAAGAAGGTTAAGCACCCCAGCGAGTTCACTCAGGTAGGTGCTCCTATCGACGTAGTTGTTCTTGATATCGACAAGGAGAACCGTCGTCTTTCTCTCGGTCACAAGCAGCTTGAGGAGAATCCTTGGGATGTATTCGAAGATCAGTATGCAGTAGGTTCTGTACACACTGGTAAGATTACAGAGGTTCTGGAGAAGGGCGCTGTAGTTTCTCTTGCAGAGAACGTTGAGGGCTTCGCTACTCCTAAGCACCTTGTTAAGGAGGATGGTTCACAGGCACAACTTGGTGAGGAACTGCCCTTCAAGGTTATCGAGTTCAATAAGGACAGCAAGCGTATCATTCTGTCTCACAGCCGCACCTTCGAGGATGCTCAGCGTGATGAGAAGCGTGCTACCCGCAAGGCTGCTCCCCGTCAGAAGAAGGATGACACTCCAAAGATTGAGAATGTTGCAGCAAGCACCACTCTCGGTGACATCGACGTTCTGGCTCAGTTGAAGGCTCAGATGGAGAAGGGTGAGTAA
- a CDS encoding BamA/TamA family outer membrane protein, whose product MRLSRTNLLSSLLSAILVLSSCSTTRYVPEGTDLLNSIRLEAVGEYGHDVNKGQLRNYVRQKPNSRWFSMLRLPLATYSLSGRDSTKWVNRMLRSMGEAPVLYNERLADLTCNDLQQELRNEGFLNARVTKRVARTGKKKVGVTYRMELGEPYFIHHIDYEIADSVIDKMMATDSVNRLIHEGQKFNVSLLDNERKRITEFLTDKGYYRFHKEYISYAADTAQDSRLINLTLFLDPCTNEQHEDTLHTIYYIRNIRYASGDPNDSRIHLRKHVQSECTYLTEKQPYSSRKLQNTYARFGSLQAVKYTNINFLPIAGTDSLDCDIHIQTNKPSTISFQPEGTNTAGDLGAAASLTYQNQNLFRGSEVLSVELRGAYEAIKGLEGYSSQDFLEYSAQARLQFPRFIIPFVSHQMRQRMNATSEVSLIYDLQDRPEFHRRVLSAALRYKWNFPHRHDRFQMDLIDLNYVFMPWISDTFKKDYLDSENNRNAILRYNYADLFITKLGLGYSYNKGHFAIKTNVESSGSLLSLASRMFNANKDADNHFRVFNIAFAQYAKFDVDLTRSFQIDNTNQLVFHCGFGIAYPYGNSTVLPFEKRYFSGGANSVRGWSVRSLGPGKYKEKDGRINFINQTGDMKLDLNMEYRTELFWKLGGALFVDAGNIWTLREYNEQPGGQFKFNTFIDQIAVGYGVGLRLNFDYFIIRFDLGMKAINPAFETEDEEHFPILHPRFSRDYAFHFAVGLPF is encoded by the coding sequence ATGCGATTGTCGAGAACGAATCTTTTGTCGTCTTTGCTGAGTGCGATACTCGTCTTGAGTTCGTGCTCAACAACACGTTATGTGCCGGAAGGAACTGACCTGCTGAACAGCATCCGTCTTGAGGCGGTAGGAGAGTATGGACATGATGTAAACAAAGGACAACTTCGCAATTATGTGCGACAAAAGCCCAACTCTCGTTGGTTCTCGATGTTAAGACTCCCTTTAGCTACCTACTCTCTATCGGGGCGTGACTCTACGAAATGGGTCAACCGCATGTTGCGCTCAATGGGTGAGGCTCCCGTGTTATACAACGAGCGGTTGGCCGACCTGACTTGTAACGACCTTCAACAGGAGTTACGCAATGAGGGATTCCTGAATGCCAGGGTGACTAAGCGTGTGGCACGGACGGGGAAAAAGAAAGTAGGGGTGACCTATCGAATGGAACTGGGCGAACCATACTTTATCCATCACATAGATTATGAGATTGCCGACTCAGTGATTGACAAGATGATGGCGACCGACAGCGTAAACCGTCTGATTCATGAAGGTCAGAAGTTTAATGTCTCGTTGTTAGACAACGAACGCAAACGCATCACGGAGTTTCTGACGGACAAAGGCTATTACCGTTTTCACAAAGAATATATTTCCTATGCAGCTGATACAGCTCAAGATTCACGTCTTATCAACCTGACACTTTTTTTGGACCCATGTACCAATGAACAGCACGAAGATACGCTGCACACCATCTATTATATAAGGAATATCCGTTATGCGAGCGGTGATCCCAACGATAGCAGGATCCATCTGCGCAAACATGTGCAGAGTGAATGTACATATCTGACAGAAAAGCAACCATACAGTAGTAGGAAATTGCAAAATACTTATGCCCGATTCGGAAGCTTGCAGGCCGTGAAATATACGAATATTAATTTCTTGCCAATAGCAGGGACCGACTCGCTGGATTGTGATATTCACATTCAAACCAACAAGCCTTCGACTATCAGCTTCCAACCAGAAGGAACGAATACGGCAGGCGATCTGGGAGCAGCTGCTTCGCTGACATACCAGAATCAGAATCTGTTTAGAGGTAGTGAGGTGCTAAGTGTAGAGTTGCGTGGTGCCTATGAGGCCATCAAAGGATTGGAGGGCTATTCGAGTCAAGACTTTCTTGAATATAGCGCGCAAGCAAGATTGCAGTTTCCTCGTTTCATCATTCCTTTCGTTTCGCATCAGATGCGACAGCGCATGAATGCTACCAGCGAGGTGTCGCTGATCTACGACCTGCAGGACCGACCGGAATTTCATCGTCGAGTCTTGTCGGCCGCCTTGCGCTACAAATGGAACTTTCCCCATCGTCACGATCGATTTCAGATGGATTTGATAGACCTGAACTATGTCTTCATGCCATGGATATCTGATACATTCAAGAAGGACTATCTGGACAGCGAAAACAACCGCAATGCAATATTACGCTATAACTATGCCGACTTGTTTATCACGAAGCTGGGATTAGGCTACTCGTACAACAAGGGACACTTTGCAATCAAGACAAACGTCGAGTCTTCGGGATCGTTACTATCGCTGGCTTCCAGAATGTTTAACGCCAACAAAGATGCAGACAATCATTTCCGTGTGTTTAACATTGCCTTCGCTCAATATGCGAAATTTGATGTTGACCTCACACGCTCGTTCCAGATTGACAATACAAACCAATTGGTTTTCCACTGTGGTTTTGGCATTGCATACCCTTATGGCAACAGCACTGTGTTGCCATTTGAAAAACGCTATTTCTCGGGTGGAGCCAATAGCGTAAGAGGATGGAGCGTCCGTTCGTTAGGTCCAGGCAAATATAAGGAGAAGGATGGTCGCATCAACTTTATCAACCAGACGGGCGACATGAAGCTTGACCTGAATATGGAGTATCGGACAGAACTGTTTTGGAAACTGGGAGGTGCTCTGTTTGTTGATGCCGGTAATATATGGACATTACGCGAATATAACGAGCAACCTGGCGGACAGTTTAAGTTCAACACATTTATAGACCAAATAGCAGTGGGCTATGGGGTAGGGCTCAGGTTGAACTTCGACTACTTCATTATCCGTTTTGACTTGGGAATGAAAGCGATTAATCCCGCTTTCGAAACGGAAGATGAAGAGCATTTCCCGATTCTTCATCCGCGCTTCAGCCGTGACTATGCGTTTCATTTTGCGGTGGGATTGCCTTTCTAA
- a CDS encoding glycosyltransferase family 2 protein — MKLSIVIVSYNVRHYLDQCLESVLRATKNLDSEIFVVDNDSKDDTVAYIKQHYGSQIKLIESNRNLGFARANNIAIKQSAGEYVLLLNPDTFVAEDALAEVIDFMDAHPKAGGAGVMMHNADGSIARESRRAIPTPYISFLKMMGYSDRYYMSNLAWDSPQQIEVMSGAFCMLRRQALDKAGLLDEDFFMYGEDIDLSYRIIKSGYENWYIPAHILHYKGESTCKTSYRYVHVFYQAMIIFFRKHYGHLSFLITAPIKIAIYLRAFIALWQMLYWSMREALGFSTYRKAEPHYLFVGSDNMLDECRSLAMRRGLQADFYAQLESVPDEQNSYVVYDIDTIGFGNIIEHANQHLTCRQGIGTYNIKTHELITLKDIIV, encoded by the coding sequence ATGAAACTGAGTATTGTCATCGTAAGCTATAACGTGCGACATTATCTGGATCAGTGTCTGGAGAGTGTGCTGCGTGCAACGAAGAATTTAGATAGCGAAATTTTTGTGGTTGACAATGACTCGAAGGACGACACGGTGGCCTACATCAAACAGCATTATGGCAGTCAGATCAAACTGATAGAGAGTAACCGCAACCTGGGATTTGCTCGCGCCAACAATATAGCCATCAAACAGTCGGCCGGCGAGTATGTACTGTTGCTGAACCCAGATACATTTGTAGCCGAAGATGCTCTCGCTGAGGTCATTGACTTTATGGATGCTCATCCCAAGGCGGGTGGGGCAGGTGTGATGATGCATAATGCCGATGGATCGATAGCGCGCGAATCGCGAAGGGCTATACCTACGCCATATATCTCATTTCTGAAGATGATGGGGTACTCCGACCGTTATTACATGAGTAACTTGGCGTGGGATTCGCCCCAACAGATTGAGGTGATGAGTGGCGCCTTCTGCATGTTACGTCGGCAGGCACTCGACAAAGCAGGATTGCTGGATGAGGATTTCTTTATGTATGGTGAAGATATTGACTTGTCGTATCGCATTATCAAGAGTGGCTATGAAAACTGGTACATACCGGCTCATATCCTGCACTATAAGGGCGAATCGACATGCAAGACGAGCTATCGATATGTCCACGTGTTCTATCAGGCGATGATTATTTTCTTCCGTAAGCACTACGGACACCTATCGTTCTTGATCACGGCTCCAATTAAGATAGCGATCTATCTGAGAGCTTTCATTGCCCTGTGGCAAATGCTGTACTGGAGCATGAGGGAGGCGCTGGGATTCTCGACATACCGAAAGGCAGAACCTCACTACTTGTTTGTTGGCTCTGACAATATGCTTGATGAATGTAGGAGCCTGGCAATGCGGAGAGGACTGCAGGCAGACTTCTATGCTCAGTTAGAGTCGGTGCCAGATGAACAAAATAGTTATGTGGTTTACGATATAGATACCATCGGTTTCGGCAATATCATTGAGCATGCCAACCAGCATCTAACTTGTCGTCAGGGCATTGGAACCTATAACATAAAGACTCATGAGTTGATAACACTAAAGGATATTATAGTATGA
- a CDS encoding GNAT family N-acetyltransferase, whose product MNKTVASVKLRAMEPEDLELLYTIENDRSIWGVGATNVPYSHYVLHDYMAQATGDIYTDKQVRLVIENDKGEVVGLVDLVNFDPKNLRAELGLIIQKPFRRQGYSEATMLKLHDYASEVLHLHQVYAIISVENKPSLALFQKLGYHQSDELKDWLFDGKTYSPAVIVSKIFQ is encoded by the coding sequence ATGAACAAGACAGTGGCATCGGTGAAGCTCAGAGCAATGGAACCTGAAGACCTGGAGTTGCTGTACACGATAGAAAACGATAGGAGCATTTGGGGCGTTGGTGCAACCAATGTGCCTTATTCACACTACGTGCTTCACGACTACATGGCACAGGCGACGGGCGATATCTATACCGACAAACAAGTGAGGCTTGTGATAGAAAACGACAAGGGTGAGGTCGTGGGACTGGTTGATTTGGTGAACTTTGACCCGAAGAATCTGCGGGCTGAGCTGGGACTGATTATCCAAAAGCCTTTTCGCCGCCAAGGCTACTCAGAGGCGACAATGCTGAAACTGCATGACTATGCATCGGAGGTACTTCATCTGCATCAGGTCTATGCCATCATCTCGGTAGAGAACAAACCCTCTCTGGCCTTGTTTCAGAAACTGGGATACCACCAGAGTGACGAACTGAAAGACTGGCTCTTCGACGGTAAGACATATAGCCCGGCAGTCATTGTCAGCAAGATTTTTCAATGA
- a CDS encoding MBL fold metallo-hydrolase — MLKFISFGSGSSGNCYFLFTENGGLLIDAGVGVRTLKKHFRDYGLSLSQVHQVFITHDHADHIKCVGSLSHDYHLPVYATETVHKGIDRNYCVAKKVAQEYRHLLNYGEKVEVGDFAVTPFHIPHDSSDNVGYLIEAENLCFCIMTDVGRVTEEMGPYIAKANYLVIEANHDREMLQQGPYPAHLKSRIISGTGHLNNVQCGEAIAKYASTNLRHVWLCHLSEENNHPELARKTVQTVLASYGIIPGKDLELEVLKRTKPTGIYEFK; from the coding sequence ATGCTTAAATTCATTTCTTTCGGAAGCGGTAGTAGCGGTAATTGTTATTTCTTGTTTACAGAAAACGGCGGACTGCTGATAGATGCAGGGGTTGGCGTAAGAACGCTGAAGAAACATTTCAGAGACTATGGGCTCAGCTTGTCGCAAGTGCATCAGGTGTTTATCACCCATGATCATGCCGATCATATCAAATGTGTCGGCAGTTTGAGCCACGACTATCATCTACCCGTCTATGCAACAGAAACCGTTCATAAGGGCATTGACCGCAACTATTGCGTGGCCAAAAAGGTGGCACAAGAATATCGACACCTGTTGAACTATGGTGAAAAGGTAGAAGTTGGTGACTTTGCTGTTACTCCTTTCCACATACCTCATGACAGTTCTGATAATGTAGGCTATCTGATAGAAGCGGAGAATTTGTGTTTTTGTATCATGACTGACGTAGGACGTGTTACTGAAGAGATGGGACCGTATATTGCAAAGGCCAACTATCTGGTCATAGAAGCAAACCATGATCGCGAGATGCTTCAGCAAGGTCCTTATCCCGCACATCTTAAAAGTCGCATTATCAGTGGCACCGGACATCTGAATAATGTGCAATGTGGAGAGGCTATTGCAAAATATGCAAGCACAAACCTACGTCATGTATGGCTGTGCCACTTGTCTGAAGAGAACAATCATCCCGAACTTGCACGCAAAACAGTACAAACGGTGCTTGCTTCCTATGGTATCATACCGGGAAAGGATCTTGAACTGGAAGTGCTCAAGCGAACAAAGCCAACAGGTATCTACGAGTTTAAATAA
- the recR gene encoding recombination mediator RecR, whose translation MEQVLPSRILQTAVEQLSLLPGVGRKTALRYALNLLRSDEEQVQGFTESISALKRDLKFCSMCHNISDTDMCPICSDQRRDRSTICVVSDIQDVMALENTQQYKGLYHVLGGVISPLDGVGPADLEIDSLVERVAAGGISEVILAISPTMEGDTTCFYIYRKLAPYDVKVTLLARGVAVGEDLEYTDEVTLGRSLLNRTPFDDK comes from the coding sequence ATGGAACAGGTATTACCCTCAAGAATATTGCAGACAGCCGTAGAGCAGTTGTCACTGCTACCAGGCGTAGGTCGGAAGACAGCCCTGCGCTATGCACTGAACTTGCTGAGAAGTGATGAAGAACAGGTGCAGGGATTTACGGAATCGATCAGTGCGCTGAAACGGGACCTGAAGTTTTGTAGCATGTGTCATAACATCAGCGATACCGACATGTGTCCCATCTGTAGCGATCAGCGCAGAGACCGCTCTACCATCTGTGTGGTGAGCGACATCCAAGACGTGATGGCACTGGAGAATACGCAACAATACAAAGGACTCTATCATGTGTTGGGCGGCGTCATCTCGCCACTAGACGGGGTCGGACCTGCCGACCTGGAGATAGACTCGCTGGTTGAACGCGTGGCTGCGGGCGGTATCAGCGAGGTGATATTGGCCATCAGTCCGACGATGGAGGGCGACACCACTTGTTTTTATATCTATCGCAAACTTGCGCCCTACGATGTCAAGGTGACACTCTTGGCTCGCGGCGTGGCTGTGGGCGAAGATTTGGAATATACTGATGAGGTAACGCTGGGACGCTCGCTGCTGAACAGAACACCCTTTGACGATAAATAA
- a CDS encoding RNA methyltransferase: protein MISKNQIKFIKQLDQKKYRKRENVFVAEGHKVVGDLLSCGFEPHTIFATNQWKAPRDIAFQEVTDDELRKISFLQHPQQVLAIFHMPAASPATIQDQLVLALDGVQDPGNLGTIIRIADWFGISDIFCSADTADVWNPKVIQATMGSIARVRITYTDLVALIKEAQVPVYGTLLDGDNIYQQTLSQNGIIVMGNEGNGISPEIRQLITNKLLIPDFNTGDSHAESLNVAIATAITCSEFRRRN, encoded by the coding sequence ATGATAAGCAAAAACCAAATCAAGTTCATCAAGCAGCTGGATCAAAAGAAGTATCGTAAACGCGAAAATGTCTTTGTTGCCGAAGGTCACAAGGTGGTTGGCGACCTGTTATCGTGTGGATTTGAGCCACACACCATCTTTGCTACCAACCAGTGGAAAGCACCTCGTGACATTGCTTTCCAAGAAGTGACCGACGATGAGCTACGCAAGATTAGTTTTCTTCAACACCCTCAACAGGTGTTAGCCATATTTCACATGCCTGCCGCTTCTCCCGCTACCATTCAAGATCAGTTGGTCTTAGCCCTCGATGGTGTTCAGGATCCGGGCAATTTAGGCACCATCATTCGCATTGCCGACTGGTTTGGCATTAGCGATATCTTTTGTTCTGCAGACACGGCCGATGTCTGGAATCCTAAGGTCATTCAGGCCACCATGGGCAGCATTGCACGTGTCCGGATTACCTATACCGACCTTGTTGCGCTGATCAAAGAAGCCCAAGTTCCCGTTTATGGAACGCTGCTCGATGGCGACAATATCTATCAGCAGACACTTTCACAGAACGGCATCATTGTGATGGGCAACGAGGGAAATGGCATCTCGCCCGAGATACGTCAGTTGATAACCAACAAGTTGCTCATTCCCGACTTCAACACTGGCGATAGTCACGCAGAAAGTCTGAACGTTGCTATCGCCACAGCCATCACATGCAGCGAGTTTCGAAGAAGAAATTAG
- a CDS encoding ATP-dependent Clp protease ATP-binding subunit, with amino-acid sequence MTSRFSPNVSKILAFSREEAERLSSSSVRPEHLLLGMLRIDNGPVSNVFSRLNVDIHEVKKDLELKAHEEDTDVLEQYNQHELVLNESASNILKLAVLEARIQHTQSIDEGHLLLAILHDKANNGAKQILEHYNMNYDDTMSLLRAKEPSNGIGLPDEEEEDFEENAAHQGAKMSNGGSTTKTTTKASSKTPVLDNFSTDLTQAALDGKLDVVVGRDNEIQRVVEILGRRKKNNPILIGEPGVGKSAIVEGLAQLIAQRRTSPMFFNKRIVSLDMTSVVAGTKYRGQFEERIKALINEIEQNPDIIIFIDEIHTMIGAGSAPGTMDAANIMKPALARGTIQCIGATTLDEYRNSIEKDGALERRFQKVLVEATNEEETFQILRNIKDKYEHHHHVEYTDEALRACVRLTGRYISDRAFPDKAIDAMDETGSRVHLRNAHVPDEIVEKEKELAHIKERKQAAVSNQNFELAASYRDKQTQLENELAAMEANWQSGNGEDRQVVNEEDIANVVSMMTGVPVQRIAQSEGIRLKGLAQNLKDCVIAQDKAIDKMVKAIQRNRVGLKEPNHPIGVFMFLGPTGVGKTYLAKKLAEFMFGSSDALIRIDMSEYTEAFNVSRLIGAPPGYVGYEEGGQLTERVRRKPYSIVLLDEIEKAHGNVYNLLLQVLDEGRLTDGNGRFVDFRNTVIIMTSNAGTRQLKDFGRGVGFTAGSLGLNMNDKDREHARSIVQKALSKQFSPEFLNRMDEIITFEQLDMDAIKRIINVELKPLVSRIAEMGYQVELTDEAKDFVASKGYDVQFGARPLKRAIQTYIEDGICELILNENLKEGDTIQISKADGKEELVFEHHS; translated from the coding sequence ATGACAAGCCGATTTTCACCAAATGTATCAAAGATACTCGCATTTTCAAGAGAGGAAGCAGAACGCCTGTCTTCTTCTTCTGTAAGACCCGAGCATTTGCTGTTGGGGATGTTGCGCATTGACAATGGGCCTGTTTCAAATGTATTCTCTCGACTGAATGTAGATATTCATGAGGTAAAGAAAGACTTGGAGTTGAAAGCACACGAGGAAGATACAGATGTGCTTGAACAATACAACCAACACGAACTTGTGCTCAACGAGAGTGCGTCGAACATTTTGAAGCTGGCTGTTCTTGAAGCACGCATCCAACATACGCAAAGTATTGATGAAGGACACCTGTTACTGGCTATATTGCACGATAAGGCAAACAATGGTGCTAAACAAATTTTAGAGCATTATAATATGAATTACGATGATACAATGAGCCTTTTGCGCGCTAAAGAACCTAGCAATGGCATCGGGCTCCCTGATGAGGAAGAGGAGGACTTCGAAGAAAATGCTGCGCATCAAGGCGCAAAGATGTCAAATGGTGGGTCAACGACCAAGACCACCACTAAGGCGTCTTCAAAGACACCCGTACTTGACAACTTCTCGACCGACCTGACGCAAGCCGCACTTGATGGAAAACTTGACGTCGTCGTGGGACGTGATAACGAGATCCAGCGTGTCGTTGAAATCTTAGGACGGCGCAAGAAGAATAATCCAATATTAATCGGTGAACCTGGTGTCGGCAAGAGTGCTATCGTTGAAGGATTAGCACAGCTGATTGCTCAACGCCGTACATCACCGATGTTTTTCAATAAACGTATTGTCAGTCTTGACATGACCAGCGTTGTGGCTGGCACGAAATATCGCGGTCAGTTTGAAGAACGCATCAAGGCATTGATCAATGAAATCGAACAGAATCCCGACATTATTATATTTATAGACGAGATTCACACCATGATTGGTGCTGGGTCGGCCCCTGGCACAATGGATGCTGCCAACATTATGAAACCAGCTCTGGCACGCGGAACCATTCAATGCATCGGTGCTACGACTCTTGATGAATATCGCAACAGCATCGAGAAAGATGGCGCCTTGGAACGCCGTTTCCAAAAGGTGCTTGTAGAAGCTACCAACGAGGAGGAAACATTCCAGATCTTGCGTAACATCAAGGACAAATACGAGCATCATCATCATGTGGAATATACGGATGAAGCACTGAGAGCATGTGTCAGATTGACAGGAAGATATATCTCCGATCGTGCTTTCCCGGATAAGGCCATCGACGCGATGGATGAAACGGGCTCACGTGTGCATCTTCGCAATGCTCATGTCCCCGACGAGATTGTTGAGAAAGAGAAAGAACTGGCTCACATCAAAGAACGTAAACAAGCTGCTGTCAGCAATCAGAATTTTGAATTGGCTGCCAGCTATCGCGACAAACAAACTCAGCTGGAAAACGAATTGGCAGCGATGGAAGCCAACTGGCAGTCGGGTAACGGTGAGGACCGTCAGGTTGTCAATGAAGAAGATATTGCCAATGTGGTCTCGATGATGACAGGTGTGCCTGTGCAGCGAATTGCTCAGAGCGAAGGTATTCGCTTGAAGGGATTAGCACAGAATCTTAAAGATTGTGTCATTGCACAAGACAAGGCGATTGATAAGATGGTGAAAGCTATTCAGCGCAACCGTGTGGGACTCAAGGAGCCTAACCACCCCATCGGCGTCTTCATGTTTCTCGGACCTACTGGTGTCGGCAAGACATACCTCGCCAAGAAATTGGCAGAGTTTATGTTTGGTTCTTCCGATGCGCTGATACGAATCGATATGAGCGAATATACTGAGGCCTTCAATGTGTCGAGGTTGATTGGTGCGCCTCCGGGTTATGTCGGCTACGAAGAGGGCGGACAGCTGACCGAACGCGTACGTCGTAAGCCTTATTCTATCGTGCTGCTCGACGAGATAGAGAAAGCTCATGGCAATGTCTATAACCTCCTTTTGCAGGTGCTGGACGAAGGACGACTGACCGACGGCAATGGTCGATTTGTTGATTTCCGCAATACGGTCATCATCATGACGTCTAATGCGGGCACCCGACAACTGAAAGACTTCGGAAGAGGTGTGGGATTCACTGCCGGTAGTTTGGGGCTTAACATGAACGACAAGGATCGCGAACATGCCAGAAGTATCGTTCAAAAGGCGCTCTCTAAACAGTTCTCGCCCGAGTTCCTGAACCGCATGGACGAGATTATCACCTTCGAGCAGTTGGATATGGATGCTATCAAGCGCATTATCAACGTCGAACTAAAGCCTCTTGTCAGTCGTATCGCTGAGATGGGTTATCAAGTGGAGTTGACCGACGAGGCAAAAGATTTTGTCGCAAGCAAGGGATATGATGTGCAGTTTGGAGCTCGTCCGCTGAAGCGCGCCATACAAACCTACATCGAGGATGGCATCTGCGAGCTCATTCTGAATGAGAACCTGAAGGAAGGTGACACTATCCAAATCAGTAAAGCTGACGGCAAAGAAGAACTTGTATTTGAACATCATTCTTAA